Proteins from one Legionella taurinensis genomic window:
- a CDS encoding DUF1328 domain-containing protein: protein MLYWALVFLVIAIVAGLFGFRGVASTATEIAKILFFLFLVIFIVLLVLNRV from the coding sequence ATGTTATATTGGGCTCTTGTTTTTCTGGTGATTGCCATTGTCGCGGGTTTGTTTGGTTTCCGGGGAGTGGCATCAACAGCAACGGAAATTGCTAAAATATTATTCTTCTTGTTTTTAGTAATTTTTATCGTTTTGCTGGTTTTAAATCGGGTATGA
- a CDS encoding lytic transglycosylase yields MFTAAFASAIPSVWDVLRGQLKLNHEVTQPEVQAQLRWLISHPSYLQKLARSEPYIYHIVTEIRKRNMPGEIALLPMIESAYDPFAYSGAGAAGLWQLMPGTGNNLGLKQDWWFDARRSIRPSTDAALNYLTYLNKYFNGNWILAIAAYDSGEGTVSKAIKNSGQSRNVRFWNLPVPEETRAYVPRLLALAEIIKYPQRYHVTLPDIPHTPYFEEVNIGSQIDLSHAAKLAGISYNDLIKLNPGYNRWATAPYKPFKLLIPADKVAYFNRNLALVPQEKRVSLTRHQVKNGDSLNSIAQRYFTTVKMIRELNQLHSEKLKAGQFLLIPSSKNTSVAASKRPTVLNTPDTPSTTQTYKVLHIVQPGDSFHSLETKYNVEAAEIRRWNKIPGHALLRKGQQLIIWKRVVKAGVYTVKTGDNLSRIAQRYNTTVAKLTRLNPHINSRLLKPGQKLILG; encoded by the coding sequence ATGTTCACTGCTGCTTTCGCCAGCGCCATCCCCTCGGTCTGGGATGTGTTACGTGGCCAATTAAAACTCAATCATGAAGTGACTCAACCCGAAGTTCAGGCGCAATTGCGCTGGCTTATTTCACATCCCAGCTACCTGCAAAAGCTGGCGCGCTCCGAACCTTACATTTACCACATCGTCACGGAAATCCGTAAACGCAACATGCCAGGCGAAATTGCCCTGCTGCCCATGATTGAAAGCGCTTACGACCCCTTTGCCTATTCAGGGGCCGGGGCAGCCGGCTTATGGCAGCTCATGCCCGGCACCGGTAATAACCTCGGATTAAAACAGGATTGGTGGTTTGATGCCCGCCGCAGTATCCGCCCTTCCACTGATGCGGCGTTGAATTACCTGACCTACCTCAACAAATACTTTAACGGCAACTGGATACTGGCGATTGCTGCCTATGATTCGGGCGAAGGCACCGTCTCCAAAGCCATCAAGAACAGCGGCCAATCGCGCAATGTCCGTTTCTGGAATTTGCCGGTACCTGAAGAAACGAGGGCCTATGTCCCCCGCCTCCTCGCCCTGGCTGAAATTATTAAATACCCGCAACGTTACCATGTCACCCTGCCGGATATCCCGCACACGCCCTATTTTGAAGAAGTGAACATTGGCAGCCAGATTGACTTAAGCCATGCCGCCAAACTGGCAGGCATTTCCTACAACGACCTGATTAAATTAAATCCCGGTTACAACCGCTGGGCGACAGCACCTTATAAGCCATTCAAGTTATTGATTCCAGCCGACAAGGTGGCTTATTTTAATCGCAACCTCGCGTTGGTTCCTCAGGAAAAACGGGTAAGCCTGACCCGCCACCAGGTAAAAAACGGCGACAGCCTCAATTCCATTGCCCAGCGCTATTTCACAACGGTTAAAATGATCCGCGAACTGAATCAACTGCATTCAGAGAAATTAAAGGCAGGACAATTCCTGTTAATCCCAAGCAGTAAAAACACCAGTGTCGCGGCCTCCAAACGACCGACCGTGCTGAATACCCCCGACACGCCGTCAACCACCCAGACCTATAAAGTGCTCCATATTGTCCAGCCCGGTGACAGTTTCCACAGCCTTGAGACCAAATACAATGTGGAGGCCGCGGAAATACGCCGCTGGAACAAAATTCCAGGTCATGCCCTGTTGCGTAAAGGGCAGCAATTAATCATCTGGAAACGTGTGGTTAAAGCCGGCGTTTACACGGTGAAAACGGGCGATAACTTAAGCCGCATCGCCCAACGCTACAATACAACCGTGGCTAAGCTGACGCGTTTAAACCCGCACATCAACAGCCGTCTGCTTAAGCCGGGTCAGAAATTAATTCTCGGCTAG
- the gloB gene encoding hydroxyacylglutathione hydrolase, giving the protein MIIVPIQAFTDNYIWLVVNEEQHTAISVDPGDSGPVLHYLNDNQLTLEAIVLTHHHFDHVGGVEGLLTTWPNTPVYAPDDSRIPAVTHPLREGDRLCFSNMTLQVLSTTGHTSTHISLYDEAQNLLFCGDTLFSAGCGRVFDGTLDALHGSLARLKALPDATQVYCAHEYTQQNLRFAASVEPQNEEITRYLEELDQHAGRCTLPSTMAKEKKINPFLRTQEPAVLAYVRSRGLASQESLLVFQQLREDKNNFKT; this is encoded by the coding sequence ATGATCATCGTTCCCATTCAGGCGTTTACGGACAACTACATCTGGCTTGTTGTCAATGAAGAGCAACACACAGCGATTAGTGTGGACCCAGGCGACAGTGGACCGGTTTTACATTACCTGAATGACAATCAACTGACGCTTGAGGCCATTGTATTAACGCATCATCACTTTGATCATGTGGGTGGTGTTGAAGGCTTATTGACCACCTGGCCAAACACGCCGGTTTACGCCCCTGACGATTCTCGCATTCCGGCGGTGACTCACCCCCTGCGTGAGGGCGATAGGCTCTGTTTTTCCAACATGACCCTGCAGGTTTTAAGCACAACCGGCCATACTTCGACCCACATCAGCCTGTATGATGAAGCACAAAACCTGCTTTTTTGCGGCGACACGCTGTTTTCTGCCGGTTGCGGGCGGGTGTTTGATGGCACGCTGGACGCCTTGCACGGTTCGCTGGCGCGCCTGAAAGCCTTACCAGACGCCACGCAGGTTTACTGCGCTCATGAGTACACACAACAGAATCTGCGTTTCGCAGCGAGTGTGGAACCGCAAAATGAAGAAATAACCCGTTACCTGGAGGAGCTCGATCAGCATGCCGGCCGCTGCACCCTGCCTTCAACGATGGCGAAAGAAAAAAAAATCAACCCCTTTTTGCGTACGCAGGAGCCGGCGGTGCTCGCCTATGTTCGCAGCCGGGGCCTCGCCAGCCAGGAGTCCCTGCTGGTGTTTCAGCAATTGCGGGAAGACAAGAATAATTTTAAGACTTAG
- a CDS encoding cold-shock protein, producing the protein MSKTVNGVVKWFNEAKGFGFIEQDSGPDVFAHFKEILSSGFKTLTEGQRVQFIVTQGAKGPQAQNIQAL; encoded by the coding sequence ATGTCTAAAACAGTAAACGGAGTCGTTAAATGGTTTAACGAAGCTAAAGGATTTGGTTTTATTGAGCAAGATTCCGGCCCGGACGTCTTTGCTCATTTTAAAGAAATTTTAAGCTCTGGCTTTAAAACCCTCACAGAAGGTCAACGAGTTCAATTCATTGTGACGCAAGGAGCCAAAGGCCCTCAAGCACAAAACATACAAGCTCTTTGA
- a CDS encoding F-box protein, whose protein sequence is MQSKFEKFNELLPELKTETAQNLSNRDLVNLAQTSKYHLALFKPMIDVRKLLHHVTRGEHDAVKAMLKKDMSLIFKRGAVTDCSGREFENISGFEYALWALDKHMWAAMIACIPQNEEGRKVFAQLIAQYNKVNADGVTYKLNGKTITEKHFDFNNTIMKELQTQVDSINAPGDKNWDAIDKQWIEGAGSAENLFPIHVVYEYCSDEPFYPVPKFTSQPKSSKQFYNWTTKKDENWFSVDSKLSVDFAIYKGGAAGPWTGRWGRVPVLGWGVASRWAVDDDLIAMTALCKLRTNDFIDLKSQLEEQMTLDKHHQVSQI, encoded by the coding sequence ATGCAATCCAAATTCGAGAAGTTTAATGAATTACTACCAGAACTTAAAACTGAAACCGCTCAAAATTTATCAAACCGTGATTTAGTAAACTTAGCTCAGACATCAAAATATCATTTGGCTTTGTTTAAGCCTATGATTGATGTTCGTAAATTATTGCATCATGTGACACGTGGGGAACATGATGCGGTTAAAGCAATGCTAAAGAAGGACATGAGTTTAATTTTTAAAAGGGGCGCCGTTACGGATTGTTCTGGGCGAGAATTTGAGAACATAAGTGGTTTTGAATATGCGCTGTGGGCCCTGGATAAACATATGTGGGCAGCAATGATTGCGTGCATCCCTCAGAATGAAGAAGGCAGAAAGGTATTCGCACAATTGATTGCTCAATACAACAAAGTGAACGCAGATGGAGTCACTTATAAGCTTAATGGGAAAACAATCACTGAAAAGCATTTTGATTTCAATAATACCATCATGAAAGAGCTGCAAACACAAGTGGACTCAATAAACGCACCAGGGGATAAAAATTGGGATGCCATTGATAAGCAATGGATAGAAGGTGCAGGTAGTGCCGAAAATCTTTTTCCTATACATGTTGTCTATGAGTACTGCTCTGATGAACCTTTTTATCCTGTGCCGAAGTTTACCTCCCAGCCGAAATCATCGAAACAATTCTATAATTGGACTACTAAAAAGGATGAAAATTGGTTTAGTGTTGATTCTAAGTTGTCGGTTGATTTTGCAATATATAAAGGTGGGGCCGCGGGCCCCTGGACCGGCCGGTGGGGTCGCGTGCCGGTGCTGGGGTGGGGTGTTGCGTCGAGGTGGGCGGTTGACGACGATTTGATTGCCATGACGGCATTATGTAAATTAAGAACAAACGATTTTATCGATCTTAAATCGCAACTTGAAGAACAGATGACGTTGGATAAGCATCACCAGGTGTCTCAGATTTGA
- a CDS encoding DUF5993 family protein yields the protein MMAFLFLVLALVISLAWVGRRNLSLVTLAFALFLSAASFFHHITSQLNLNL from the coding sequence ATGATGGCATTTTTATTTCTGGTTCTGGCTCTGGTGATCTCGCTTGCCTGGGTCGGGCGGCGAAACCTGTCGTTAGTGACGCTGGCTTTTGCTCTTTTTCTGAGCGCGGCTTCCTTTTTTCACCACATCACCAGCCAGTTGAATCTTAATTTATAG
- a CDS encoding 23S rRNA (adenine(2030)-N(6))-methyltransferase RlmJ: MLSYQHGYHAGNFADVIKHVTLTRLIDYLVQKDKPVFYLETHSGRGLYDLKDSQANKTAEYKQGISLLWEKQQQLPPVFLTYLNLLKAQNPTQTLRYYPGSPAIAIAQFRKDDRLFCCELHPQEFEQLKQLKRQGKRVFFSESDGIHQLKALLPPPERRGLIFIDPAYEIKSEYKHIPQAIKQTLPHFSNGVYCLWYPLVDHYHHQQLVRNLAEIPAANTLRVEFNLTKAQSGGMTGCGLWIANPPYTLAGEMKEALDYLQSLFNPGITSYYME; encoded by the coding sequence ATGCTCAGTTACCAACACGGATACCATGCCGGAAATTTTGCCGATGTCATTAAACACGTCACTTTAACCCGGCTGATCGATTACCTGGTGCAAAAGGACAAGCCTGTTTTTTATTTAGAGACCCATTCCGGCCGCGGCCTGTATGATTTAAAAGACAGCCAGGCCAATAAAACCGCTGAATACAAACAAGGCATTTCCCTGCTTTGGGAAAAACAGCAGCAATTGCCGCCGGTTTTTCTCACCTACCTGAACCTGCTTAAAGCCCAGAACCCCACGCAGACGCTGCGTTATTATCCAGGCTCCCCGGCCATTGCCATTGCCCAATTCAGGAAGGACGATCGCTTGTTCTGCTGCGAACTCCATCCCCAGGAATTTGAACAGCTTAAGCAGTTAAAACGTCAGGGTAAACGGGTGTTCTTCAGCGAATCGGACGGCATCCATCAATTAAAGGCTCTGCTGCCGCCCCCCGAACGACGCGGCTTAATTTTTATTGATCCGGCCTATGAAATTAAAAGTGAATACAAACACATTCCGCAAGCCATCAAACAAACCTTACCCCATTTTTCCAATGGAGTTTATTGCCTGTGGTACCCTCTGGTGGATCATTATCATCATCAGCAATTGGTTAGAAATCTGGCTGAAATACCCGCAGCCAATACCCTGCGCGTGGAATTTAATTTGACTAAAGCCCAAAGCGGCGGCATGACCGGTTGCGGCCTGTGGATAGCCAATCCGCCCTATACCCTGGCCGGCGAAATGAAAGAAGCCCTGGATTACTTACAGTCCCTGTTTAATCCCGGCATTACTTCTTATTACATGGAATAA
- a CDS encoding CsbD family protein, translating into MNKEIFEGSWEEMKGKIKQKWGRLTDDDLLEIEGDNQEIYGKLTKHYGYTKDEIDKQLKRFRRH; encoded by the coding sequence ATGAATAAGGAAATATTTGAGGGAAGCTGGGAAGAAATGAAAGGCAAAATAAAACAGAAATGGGGAAGGCTAACGGATGATGATTTACTTGAAATCGAAGGAGACAATCAAGAGATTTATGGCAAGCTAACGAAACATTACGGTTATACCAAAGACGAAATCGACAAGCAATTGAAACGATTCAGAAGACACTAA
- a CDS encoding SGNH/GDSL hydrolase family protein — MVRKFRHIAFLGDSLSDRRTMDRRKLLGLIPMDYLSGLKSKSPRGRFTNGFLWGDFVAATTVEQLEIQRARRQERLPHSGAGNADLADALLTNDHGFKRRNENAFSLNDDLHVLYEGHRLARFYCEGGLTAHDYSDELTLDLGKEGARQIVSNLGAKRQSLLDDDEKYTITQAEKEDTLIVEWSGANDLITVNEKPTMEEADRAVDARIDNVEKLIAQGYRNFVLFNLPDLSLTPRYARKGGDEQKNARLLSLYFNKQLDKRCQQLKEKYAKLNPPIFLDVFDVCTLLQQAYDDPKKYGFDKDKLTTPFTESEAFKKEQKDPVDTQKHISPSKGYMFWDDVHPTADMHAYLAETFEQQYEDKLRIEPPASQHEGKKREEQRYLDQWELDRPEKALPRNVLLLLKSLNEHAETLMNSSSLLRRSKGEHLHGLYHRILQAKGDLETITDTLSALRKNKDKMKIIETHKNPIYDFFARKHTTHSEDLVKALEKAVDDAIQAHDSRDEEKEGHALH, encoded by the coding sequence ATGGTTCGTAAATTCAGGCATATTGCATTTCTAGGTGATAGTTTATCCGATCGACGCACCATGGATCGCCGTAAACTGCTCGGTTTGATTCCCATGGATTATTTAAGCGGCCTGAAAAGCAAATCGCCGCGCGGCCGTTTCACCAATGGCTTTTTATGGGGTGATTTTGTCGCAGCCACCACCGTTGAACAGTTGGAAATTCAGCGTGCCCGTCGTCAAGAGAGGCTGCCTCACAGCGGCGCAGGGAATGCGGATTTGGCCGATGCCCTGCTCACCAATGATCATGGCTTTAAACGCCGAAATGAAAATGCCTTCTCTTTAAATGACGATTTGCATGTACTGTATGAAGGCCATCGCCTTGCGCGTTTTTACTGCGAAGGCGGATTAACGGCGCATGATTACTCCGATGAATTGACGCTGGATTTAGGCAAGGAAGGGGCTCGTCAAATTGTTTCTAACCTCGGCGCCAAACGGCAATCCCTGCTGGATGATGATGAGAAATACACCATCACGCAAGCTGAAAAAGAAGACACCCTCATCGTGGAATGGTCAGGCGCCAATGACCTGATTACGGTGAACGAAAAGCCCACCATGGAAGAAGCAGACAGGGCAGTCGATGCACGGATAGATAATGTAGAAAAACTGATCGCCCAAGGCTATCGCAATTTTGTCCTGTTTAATTTGCCTGATTTGTCATTAACGCCGCGTTATGCGAGAAAAGGCGGCGACGAACAAAAAAATGCCAGACTCCTGTCCCTGTATTTCAACAAGCAACTGGACAAGCGATGCCAACAGCTGAAGGAAAAATACGCCAAACTTAATCCGCCGATTTTCCTTGACGTGTTCGACGTCTGCACCCTTCTGCAGCAAGCCTATGACGATCCGAAAAAATACGGTTTTGATAAGGATAAATTAACCACGCCGTTTACTGAATCGGAAGCCTTCAAAAAGGAACAGAAGGACCCTGTCGACACCCAAAAACACATCTCGCCCTCCAAAGGGTACATGTTCTGGGATGATGTCCATCCCACCGCCGACATGCACGCCTACCTGGCTGAAACATTTGAACAGCAGTATGAAGACAAGCTTAGGATTGAACCACCGGCTTCGCAGCATGAGGGCAAAAAAAGAGAAGAGCAGCGGTATTTGGATCAATGGGAGTTGGATAGACCCGAGAAAGCCCTGCCTCGCAATGTTCTGCTCTTATTGAAATCCTTAAATGAGCATGCAGAGACGCTGATGAACTCTTCTTCTTTGCTTCGCCGTTCGAAAGGGGAGCACCTGCATGGACTTTATCATCGTATTCTCCAGGCAAAAGGCGATTTGGAAACCATTACAGACACATTGTCCGCTCTGCGCAAAAATAAAGACAAAATGAAAATCATCGAAACGCATAAAAATCCCATTTATGATTTTTTTGCCCGCAAACACACCACCCACTCCGAAGATCTTGTTAAAGCCCTCGAAAAGGCTGTGGACGATGCCATCCAGGCGCATGATAGCCGCGATGAGGAAAAGGAAGGTCACGCTCTGCACTAG
- a CDS encoding ISKra4 family transposase has protein sequence MAEVIAVNGDELVLQVRLKLDGSMLNMEEAIQSAVNEMGRLATAEALKRFDTTGTPVQIGNVRMTSKGKVRKCYETPYGAVHLERYVYQTSSGGKTYCPLDERARTIISSTPRFAKQVSSKYAQLSAQEVMDDFKTNHGRPVARSFLQNIVDVVGSIAQAVEADWMYETPKLDEVTTVSVSLDGTCVLMVNEGWREAMTGTITLYNKTGERLHTIYLGAAPEYGKANFLERLEREVYRIKLQYPNATYVGIADGARVNWDFLERHTQYQVLDFFHATEYLAAASHAMHPIDTSLRKPWLDCACHRLKHELNAASQLLSEMSNMLPNRQRQGLVDKLKSAITYFKNQRQRMDYNFYQMNNLPIGSGVTEAACKTLIKQRLCQSGMKWKNQGISMVLHLRALISTKGRWEQFWERINQAGLIGLAEIC, from the coding sequence ATGGCTGAAGTGATTGCTGTAAATGGTGATGAATTAGTGTTGCAAGTACGGCTCAAACTTGATGGTTCCATGCTGAATATGGAGGAGGCCATTCAATCCGCAGTCAATGAAATGGGACGTCTTGCAACAGCAGAGGCATTAAAGCGGTTTGATACAACGGGGACACCTGTTCAAATAGGTAATGTTCGGATGACAAGCAAAGGGAAAGTCCGAAAATGTTATGAAACACCTTATGGTGCTGTCCATTTGGAGCGTTACGTTTATCAAACCTCATCTGGAGGAAAAACCTACTGTCCTTTAGATGAACGAGCACGAACTATTATCAGTTCAACGCCACGATTTGCCAAGCAAGTTTCTAGCAAATACGCACAACTCAGTGCACAAGAAGTCATGGACGATTTTAAAACCAATCATGGTCGTCCAGTAGCCCGTTCTTTTCTACAAAATATTGTGGATGTGGTGGGCTCAATCGCTCAAGCTGTGGAAGCAGACTGGATGTATGAAACGCCCAAACTAGATGAGGTTACCACGGTATCTGTGAGTCTTGATGGCACTTGTGTGCTCATGGTCAATGAAGGTTGGCGAGAAGCCATGACAGGAACAATTACCTTATACAATAAGACTGGAGAACGGTTGCATACTATTTATTTAGGGGCAGCTCCAGAATATGGCAAGGCGAACTTTTTGGAACGTCTTGAGCGAGAGGTGTACCGCATTAAATTACAATACCCTAATGCAACTTATGTGGGTATTGCTGATGGTGCACGAGTGAATTGGGATTTTTTAGAGCGCCATACCCAATACCAGGTTCTCGATTTTTTTCATGCAACTGAATATCTTGCAGCAGCTTCTCATGCCATGCACCCAATCGATACTTCACTGCGGAAACCTTGGCTCGATTGTGCATGTCACCGATTAAAACATGAGCTTAATGCAGCCTCCCAATTGCTTAGTGAAATGAGCAATATGCTACCCAATAGACAAAGACAGGGGCTTGTTGACAAACTAAAAAGTGCAATTACCTATTTTAAAAATCAAAGGCAACGAATGGATTATAACTTTTATCAAATGAACAATTTGCCCATTGGCTCGGGGGTTACCGAAGCAGCTTGCAAGACTCTTATTAAACAGCGCCTCTGCCAATCAGGAATGAAGTGGAAAAATCAGGGTATTTCGATGGTCCTGCATTTAAGAGCGTTGATATCAACCAAAGGTCGGTGGGAACAATTTTGGGAGCGAATTAATCAAGCAGGTTTAATCGGTCTGGCAGAAATTTGCTAG